In Deinococcus puniceus, one genomic interval encodes:
- a CDS encoding nicotinamide mononucleotide transporter family protein, whose amino-acid sequence MTLFTLPIPPLVLDLAGGLCVLISLYYLWSKASTYWHWSNASLLPYFLLFVGGGQWLLAGLQVTYLIFGIHGLYLWHLEARRNRGEVRFNEPLWYGVTWIASLLIFAYTIAVTDFSAVWNWVQFAAVSLALIANFATTRRWAWSWPVWIAVNAVQAVFFWHAEYWVLFGLQFVLAAMSVYGWQAWRRDEARTVALA is encoded by the coding sequence ATGACCCTTTTCACCCTCCCCATTCCCCCACTTGTCCTAGACCTCGCGGGCGGCCTGTGCGTCCTCATCAGTCTGTACTACCTCTGGAGCAAAGCAAGCACATACTGGCACTGGTCTAATGCGTCGCTGCTGCCGTATTTCCTGCTGTTCGTGGGCGGGGGGCAATGGCTGCTGGCGGGCTTGCAGGTCACGTACCTGATTTTCGGCATTCACGGCCTGTACCTGTGGCACCTAGAGGCGCGGCGCAACCGGGGCGAAGTCCGGTTCAACGAACCGCTCTGGTACGGCGTCACGTGGATCGCCAGTCTGCTGATTTTTGCCTACACCATCGCTGTCACCGACTTTTCGGCGGTGTGGAACTGGGTGCAGTTCGCGGCGGTGTCGCTGGCCCTGATCGCCAACTTTGCCACCACGCGGCGCTGGGCCTGGTCTTGGCCCGTGTGGATCGCGGTGAATGCGGTGCAGGCCGTGTTCTTCTGGCACGCCGAATACTGGGTACTGTTTGGGCTGCAATTCGTGCTGGCGGCCATGAGCGTGTACGGCTGGCAAGCATGGCGGCGTGACGAAGCCCGGACGGTGGCCCTTGCCTGA
- a CDS encoding AAA family ATPase produces MTKPGRWPLPEPGLYSHGLIIGKFAPFHLGHRLLIQRALEQCERVSVWVYSRPDFAQMPSPLRRNWIREVFPARLFPGLHLLPDAPSPPLNTEPDATHRAYVRAVLDGWNIHPDAVFTSEAYGDALAAELGAVHVCVDAARATVPISGTQLRADMHGQRAYLEPHVYAHFVQRVAVLGAESTGKSTLTRALGESLGTTWVREYGRDVYERENGVLMPEHFLEIALGHRALEDEAARAPGVHRWVFCDTHAATTLMWSYLLTGTALPELHALADACRTRYTHTLLCAPDLPHEQDGWRANTEVRTVQQGFIRQDLGTRGSAFTEVTGSVEARVEQVRALLEQ; encoded by the coding sequence GTGACGAAGCCCGGACGGTGGCCCTTGCCTGAGCCGGGTCTCTACTCGCATGGCCTGATCATCGGCAAGTTTGCCCCCTTTCATCTGGGCCACCGACTGCTCATTCAGCGGGCGCTAGAGCAGTGCGAACGGGTCAGTGTGTGGGTCTACTCCCGGCCCGACTTTGCCCAGATGCCTTCGCCCCTGCGCCGCAACTGGATTCGGGAGGTGTTCCCGGCGCGGCTGTTTCCGGGGTTACACCTTCTGCCCGATGCCCCGTCTCCCCCACTGAACACCGAACCCGACGCCACCCACCGCGCCTATGTGCGGGCCGTGCTGGACGGCTGGAACATTCATCCCGACGCCGTGTTTACTTCTGAAGCCTACGGCGACGCGCTGGCTGCCGAACTGGGCGCAGTGCATGTGTGCGTGGACGCGGCGCGGGCGACGGTTCCCATTTCGGGCACGCAACTCCGGGCCGACATGCATGGGCAGCGGGCTTATTTGGAACCACACGTGTACGCCCATTTTGTACAACGTGTAGCCGTGCTGGGCGCAGAAAGCACCGGCAAAAGCACCCTCACGCGGGCGTTGGGCGAGAGCCTTGGCACAACTTGGGTGCGCGAGTACGGGCGCGACGTGTACGAGCGGGAAAATGGAGTGCTGATGCCGGAGCATTTTCTGGAAATCGCCCTCGGCCACCGCGCTCTAGAGGACGAGGCCGCCCGCGCTCCCGGCGTGCACCGCTGGGTCTTTTGCGATACCCACGCCGCCACCACGCTGATGTGGTCATATTTGCTGACTGGCACGGCATTGCCTGAACTGCACGCTCTAGCCGACGCCTGCCGCACCCGCTATACCCACACGCTGCTCTGCGCCCCCGACCTCCCCCACGAACAAGACGGCTGGCGGGCCAATACCGAAGTTCGTACCGTGCAGCAGGGCTTTATTCGGCAGGATCTGGGCACGCGGGGCAGCGCGTTCACGGAGGTCACCGGCAGCGTAGAAGCGCGGGTGGAACAGGTTCGCGCCCTTCTGGAACAGTGA
- a CDS encoding NINE protein, with the protein MTNDPNNPGPKPDAPASPSGSTSGNAPHWADTFDTKTADTKAAPSPSPSEPAKPSSVNLGKHAAEPVPSTAPGQTPSHTPYRSDDPFGQVTGGKSTPAPTAYAPAPQPAPMGQPLPPPTSSQLWNDAQSSVQSSVQGGLNQLASADASTKKLIAGLLAIFLGSLGIHKFYLGITKPGILMLALTLGGYLMFGLLWWIGIGFLFLLLPFVMSIVGLIEGILYLTKSDADFDAKYVRGKQEWL; encoded by the coding sequence GTGACGAACGATCCGAACAATCCCGGCCCTAAGCCCGATGCTCCCGCTTCCCCGTCCGGCTCCACTTCGGGCAACGCGCCGCACTGGGCCGACACGTTTGATACAAAAACTGCTGATACCAAAGCTGCGCCCAGCCCAAGCCCTAGCGAACCTGCAAAGCCGTCTAGCGTCAACCTCGGTAAGCACGCGGCGGAACCTGTTCCCAGCACGGCCCCCGGCCAGACACCCAGCCACACGCCCTACCGCAGCGACGATCCGTTCGGGCAGGTCACGGGGGGCAAGAGTACGCCCGCGCCGACGGCTTACGCGCCTGCGCCCCAGCCTGCGCCGATGGGCCAGCCTCTGCCGCCACCCACGTCCTCACAGCTCTGGAACGATGCTCAAAGTTCCGTCCAATCTTCGGTGCAGGGCGGCCTGAACCAACTTGCCTCTGCCGATGCCAGCACCAAAAAACTGATCGCGGGCTTGCTGGCGATCTTTCTGGGCAGCCTCGGCATTCACAAGTTCTATCTGGGCATCACCAAACCGGGCATACTCATGCTGGCCCTCACGCTCGGCGGCTACCTGATGTTTGGCCTACTGTGGTGGATCGGCATCGGCTTCCTGTTCCTGCTGCTGCCCTTTGTCATGAGCATTGTGGGCCTGATCGAAGGCATCCTGTACCTCACCAAATCCGACGCCGACTTTGACGCGAAATATGTGCGCGGCAAGCAGGAATGGCTCTAA
- a CDS encoding DUF4132 domain-containing protein, translating into MTSPALNGQTLDVYLGTFRKAWKPAYDRRAAALPAPQAEKLAFLRADTSTGYNPNHMAERLIYLQEGLAAPSPERTALLGVLFPQIADTVERAVDTFLTRHTYPQGYSRRAFRAPGQPQQAERAAAWVWALWELTREYPQDVEWFAVHAGLLGWRSDDLGWLLAQAIDDGNEAVFDVLAQTAATQHPVARMGRHVTRAWLVSARADAWALAEGLLLAAQRQEGLRQVILESIDEAHPDAFARMLRLILKEDLLRFAATVRAADVWFGLNYDVTDLKRLRPLLTQASGFLDDPAQARAAVASGTGQDAFLAFYTLAMRDAPEAAALALGLLQPTPDADPERRMAAARFLLDSDLYTSADLLFLLDDPELRIGALYLNQHGYSTDPVDSKFERIEAYALRLSAAPKAASGDATHTPLLFPWLGHLPSRIDVLDGLPRHLGTRPIGMVLAHLPAMSGSGRAAVLGAIQERALDGREVDGKIVATTPVTLDTQSRAAIFTLLQDRSSALSQQAVNLIDRLLTHGLTLEEGETLELDALLKRKGADLRRGVLKLLGRDPAQAGASALRLLASRTGEQRQAGLQLLLLHGQAADLPADFVPRGQAEESLHAALITPDAALTLKDGLGLFDPAQRTLPRPVTAHIRSTQSTQGGSKVSQWIKNILRPSAGPTRPYTAVLERGAALLTALDELVHTHRETPVTGEGWDGEEVRLLGNLGYWYGEQFPLPDLWLTFWQTREDAQDDDFTALMWATRRHKTPAGAAAPDEEDDIDLDALLDEAEGADTDDVDDEDEDEEENEFEDGETEKLALTDQILEKMFGPPVMLPAPLRYASLIFRVLPLLARQATSADVELALDVWETQLAALPQDAELQPSRYSWGRGDDPRDGLHSPNFLPLSCWTLPQRERLWWLSLYQNQAFPKLARRRPDTALLLEAYGQGWANRTDLLDALIGAPGERDGYSSYNNFSELRRYSGRKPDERLPTHPDWVAAVNTVRERVLAVELERGDLETAASTPALALAWVDGAAYALRALAALGKEPLRRGYTGSNESRPNVLSHLIRVSFPAVTDTPETFAAAVQTHAIPESRLLDLAMFAPQWAKLVAATLGWKGLESGVYWLHAHTRDTSWSVAQDVREAWEAEISERTPLTPQELLDGAVDVGWFRQMYAELGAAHFARLLDAAKYASSSGGHKRAERFARALLGELPEEELTGAIAAKRQQDSVRALGLLPLSKGKQKGAAQLEGRYRVLSDFRHSARQFGAQRQASERLAADIGMQNLARTAGYADPQRLRWAMEARLAPDWTRQADVEGVQVGLTLTTQGEASLWVRRGEKPLKNLPAALKKHPEIVAIRETLTELGATRGRMRAALEEAMVRGDLFTPQELAQLALHPVISPLLRALVWVQNEAALGWWQGHELQTLAGPVPTAELALRIAHPHDLFASGQWREWQAQVIEHEIQQPFKQVFREYYPLTPTESGAKRSARSAGHHVQPAKALALLKARGWVAVHEEGIRKTFHAEGINVWLDTSLAYTTPSEVEGTPLDGAYFTSRDTGEVLALAAIPPRLFSETMRDLDLVVSVAHVGGVDPEASQSTTEMRAALVGETVRLLKLNNVRLQDQHALIDGAFAQYSVHLGSGNVHLLPGGALCVVPVHNQQQGRIFLPFADPDPRTAEVVSKVLLFARDREIQDPTILEQLR; encoded by the coding sequence ATGACCAGCCCTGCTCTGAACGGCCAAACCTTGGATGTGTACCTCGGCACTTTTCGCAAGGCGTGGAAGCCCGCCTATGACCGCCGCGCCGCCGCCCTGCCTGCTCCGCAAGCCGAGAAACTGGCCTTCCTGCGGGCCGATACGAGCACGGGCTACAACCCCAACCACATGGCCGAGCGCCTGATCTATCTGCAAGAGGGGTTGGCCGCCCCCAGCCCGGAGCGCACGGCTCTGCTAGGCGTCCTGTTTCCCCAGATCGCAGACACCGTAGAACGTGCCGTAGACACCTTCCTCACGCGCCATACCTATCCGCAGGGCTACTCGCGGCGGGCGTTTCGTGCGCCCGGACAGCCGCAGCAAGCAGAGCGGGCCGCCGCGTGGGTGTGGGCCTTGTGGGAACTGACCCGCGAATATCCGCAGGATGTGGAGTGGTTCGCCGTTCATGCCGGGCTGTTGGGCTGGCGTTCCGACGATTTGGGCTGGCTGCTGGCACAGGCCATAGACGACGGCAACGAGGCTGTCTTTGACGTGCTGGCACAGACTGCCGCCACACAGCACCCGGTGGCCCGCATGGGGCGGCATGTCACGCGGGCATGGCTGGTGTCGGCGCGGGCGGACGCTTGGGCGTTGGCCGAAGGATTGCTGTTGGCCGCCCAACGTCAGGAAGGGCTGCGGCAAGTCATTCTGGAAAGCATCGACGAGGCCCACCCAGACGCCTTTGCCCGCATGTTGCGCCTGATCCTGAAGGAAGACCTGCTCCGCTTTGCTGCCACCGTGCGGGCCGCCGACGTGTGGTTCGGCCTGAATTACGACGTGACCGACCTGAAACGCCTTCGCCCGCTGCTGACTCAGGCCAGCGGATTTTTAGACGACCCGGCACAGGCGCGGGCCGCCGTCGCTTCTGGAACCGGGCAAGACGCATTCTTGGCGTTCTACACGCTCGCCATGCGCGACGCGCCAGAAGCCGCCGCTTTGGCCCTCGGCCTGCTTCAGCCCACGCCCGACGCCGACCCGGAACGCCGCATGGCCGCCGCCCGTTTCCTGCTCGACAGCGACCTGTACACCTCCGCCGACCTGCTGTTCCTGCTGGACGACCCGGAACTGCGAATCGGGGCGCTGTATCTGAACCAGCATGGGTACAGCACCGACCCCGTAGACAGCAAATTTGAGCGAATCGAGGCCTATGCGCTGCGCCTGTCTGCTGCCCCCAAAGCTGCCAGCGGCGACGCCACGCATACGCCGCTGCTGTTTCCGTGGTTGGGCCACCTGCCCAGCAGAATAGACGTGCTGGACGGCCTGCCCCGGCATTTGGGCACGCGGCCTATCGGAATGGTGCTGGCCCATCTGCCTGCCATGAGCGGGTCTGGGCGGGCGGCGGTGTTGGGGGCCATACAGGAGCGGGCACTGGACGGGCGGGAAGTGGACGGCAAGATTGTGGCAACCACGCCGGTCACGCTGGATACCCAGAGCCGCGCCGCCATCTTCACGCTGCTGCAAGACCGTTCGTCGGCGTTGTCTCAGCAGGCTGTGAACCTGATAGACCGCTTGCTGACGCACGGATTAACTTTGGAAGAGGGTGAAACGCTGGAACTGGACGCCCTGCTGAAGCGCAAGGGGGCCGACCTGCGCCGGGGTGTGCTGAAACTGCTGGGCCGTGACCCTGCGCAGGCGGGAGCCAGTGCGCTGCGCCTGTTGGCCTCGCGTACCGGAGAGCAGCGGCAGGCGGGCCTCCAACTCCTGCTGCTGCACGGGCAGGCCGCCGATCTGCCCGCCGACTTCGTACCGCGTGGGCAGGCCGAAGAATCGCTGCACGCCGCCCTGATCACGCCCGATGCGGCGCTGACACTGAAAGATGGTCTGGGCCTGTTCGACCCGGCTCAGCGCACCTTGCCGCGCCCGGTGACGGCGCATATCCGGTCAACCCAGTCAACTCAGGGTGGATCGAAGGTGTCGCAGTGGATCAAAAACATTCTGCGCCCGTCCGCTGGCCCAACCCGGCCCTATACCGCTGTGCTGGAGCGAGGCGCGGCCCTGCTCACTGCCCTTGATGAACTTGTCCACACCCACCGCGAAACCCCGGTCACGGGCGAGGGCTGGGACGGCGAGGAAGTGCGGCTGCTGGGCAATCTGGGCTACTGGTACGGCGAACAGTTCCCGCTGCCTGACCTGTGGCTCACCTTCTGGCAGACCCGTGAAGACGCGCAAGACGATGATTTCACGGCCCTGATGTGGGCCACACGCCGTCACAAGACGCCCGCCGGGGCCGCCGCGCCGGATGAGGAAGACGACATTGATCTGGACGCCTTGCTGGACGAGGCCGAAGGCGCTGACACGGATGATGTGGACGACGAAGACGAGGATGAAGAGGAAAACGAGTTTGAAGACGGCGAAACTGAAAAGCTGGCGCTGACCGATCAGATTCTGGAAAAGATGTTCGGGCCGCCTGTGATGTTGCCCGCGCCCCTGCGCTATGCCTCGCTAATTTTCCGCGTGTTGCCGCTGTTGGCGCGGCAGGCCACCTCCGCCGACGTGGAGTTGGCGCTGGACGTGTGGGAAACGCAGTTGGCCGCCCTGCCGCAGGACGCCGAGCTGCAACCTAGCCGCTACAGCTGGGGCAGGGGCGACGATCCCCGCGACGGCCTGCATTCGCCCAATTTTCTGCCTTTGAGTTGCTGGACATTGCCTCAGCGCGAGCGGCTGTGGTGGCTGAGCCTGTACCAGAACCAAGCTTTCCCCAAGTTGGCGCGGCGGCGGCCCGACACGGCGCTGTTGCTGGAAGCCTATGGGCAGGGCTGGGCCAACCGCACCGACCTGCTGGACGCCCTGATCGGCGCTCCGGGCGAACGCGACGGCTATTCCAGCTACAACAACTTCTCGGAGCTGCGCCGTTATTCGGGCCGCAAACCCGATGAACGCCTGCCCACCCATCCAGATTGGGTGGCCGCCGTGAACACGGTGCGGGAGCGGGTGCTGGCCGTAGAACTGGAACGTGGCGACCTAGAAACAGCGGCCAGCACGCCTGCTCTGGCGCTGGCTTGGGTAGACGGGGCAGCGTATGCATTGAGGGCATTGGCGGCGCTGGGCAAGGAACCCCTGCGGCGCGGCTACACGGGCAGCAACGAGAGCCGCCCCAATGTGCTGAGTCACCTGATCCGGGTCTCTTTTCCTGCGGTGACCGATACGCCCGAAACGTTTGCGGCGGCGGTACAGACTCACGCCATCCCCGAAAGCCGCCTGCTTGACCTCGCCATGTTCGCCCCCCAGTGGGCCAAATTGGTAGCCGCCACGCTGGGCTGGAAGGGCTTGGAAAGCGGCGTGTACTGGTTGCACGCCCACACCCGTGACACCAGTTGGTCTGTGGCGCAGGACGTGCGGGAGGCGTGGGAAGCCGAAATCAGCGAGCGCACCCCGCTGACGCCGCAGGAGTTGCTGGACGGCGCGGTGGACGTGGGCTGGTTCCGGCAGATGTACGCCGAACTGGGCGCGGCGCACTTTGCCCGCTTGCTGGACGCCGCCAAATACGCTTCCAGCAGTGGCGGCCACAAACGCGCTGAACGCTTTGCGCGGGCGCTGCTGGGCGAGTTGCCCGAAGAAGAACTGACCGGAGCCATTGCCGCCAAACGCCAGCAGGACAGCGTGCGGGCGCTGGGGCTGCTGCCGCTCAGCAAGGGCAAGCAAAAGGGAGCGGCGCAACTGGAAGGCCGGTACCGCGTGCTCTCGGACTTCCGCCACTCGGCGCGGCAATTCGGGGCGCAGCGGCAGGCCAGCGAACGCCTCGCGGCAGACATCGGGATGCAGAATCTGGCCCGCACTGCTGGATATGCCGACCCGCAACGCCTGCGCTGGGCGATGGAAGCGCGGCTGGCCCCCGACTGGACACGGCAGGCCGATGTAGAGGGCGTGCAGGTGGGCCTGACCCTGACCACGCAGGGCGAAGCCAGCCTGTGGGTGCGGCGCGGCGAGAAACCGCTGAAGAACCTGCCCGCCGCCCTCAAGAAGCACCCCGAAATCGTGGCGATCCGTGAAACCCTGACCGAACTGGGGGCCACACGGGGCCGAATGCGGGCCGCGCTGGAGGAAGCGATGGTGCGCGGCGACCTGTTTACGCCGCAGGAATTGGCGCAACTGGCGCTGCATCCGGTGATTTCACCGCTGTTGCGGGCGCTGGTGTGGGTGCAAAACGAAGCGGCGTTGGGGTGGTGGCAGGGCCACGAGTTACAAACGCTGGCTGGGCCTGTGCCTACCGCTGAGCTTGCCCTCAGAATTGCCCACCCACACGACTTGTTTGCTTCCGGGCAGTGGCGAGAATGGCAAGCGCAGGTCATCGAACACGAGATTCAGCAGCCCTTCAAGCAGGTGTTCCGCGAGTATTACCCGCTGACGCCCACCGAAAGTGGCGCGAAACGCTCGGCCCGCTCCGCCGGACACCATGTGCAGCCCGCCAAAGCGCTGGCGCTCCTGAAAGCTCGCGGCTGGGTGGCGGTTCACGAGGAAGGCATCCGCAAAACCTTTCACGCCGAGGGCATCAACGTGTGGCTGGATACGTCTTTGGCGTACACCACGCCCAGTGAAGTGGAAGGCACGCCGCTGGACGGAGCCTATTTCACGTCGCGCGACACGGGTGAAGTGTTGGCGCTGGCCGCAATTCCGCCCCGCCTGTTCAGCGAAACCATGCGCGACCTCGATCTGGTGGTCAGCGTGGCGCATGTGGGCGGCGTAGACCCCGAAGCCAGCCAAAGCACTACCGAAATGCGGGCGGCGTTGGTGGGCGAAACCGTGCGCCTGCTGAAGCTGAACAACGTGCGCCTGCAAGATCAACACGCCCTGATCGACGGCGCGTTTGCACAGTACAGCGTGCATTTGGGATCGGGCAACGTGCATCTGCTGCCGGGTGGGGCGCTGTGCGTGGTGCCCGTGCATAACCAGCAGCAGGGCCGAATCTTCCTGCCGTTTGCCGATCCTGACCCCCGCACCGCCGAAGTGGTCTCGAAGGTGCTGCTATTTGCCCGCGACCGTGAGATTCAAGACCCGACGATTCTGGAGCAGTTGCGGTGA